DNA from Diaphorobacter limosus:
AAGAGCGACAACGAACGCTCGGGCGTGCTGTCCACGGCCATGTCGTTCCTCGGCCTGTACCGCGACCCGACCGTGGCCGAAGTCACCTCGCGCTGCGACTGGCGCATCGCTGACCTGATCGCGGCCGAGCATCCGGTATCGCTGTATCTGGTGGTGCCGCCTTCGGACATATCGCGGACGAAGCCGCTCATTCGCCTGATCCTCAACCAGATCGGGCGGCGTCTCACCGAATCGCTCGATGGCTCCGATGGCATCGAGCGCCGCCACAAGCTGCTGCTGATGCTCGATGAGTTCCCTGCGCTGGGGCGCCTGGACTTCTTCGAGACGGCACTGGCCTTCATGGCGGGCTACGGCATCCGGAGCTTCCTCATCGCGCAGTCGCTCAACCAGATCGACAAGGCGTATGGGCAAAACCACTCCATCCTCGACAACTGCCATGTGCGCGTGACGTTCGCCACGAACGACGAGCGCACCGCCAAACGGATCTCCGAGACGCTGGGCACGGCCACCGAGCTGCGCGCCCAGCGCAACTACGCGGGCCATCGGCTCGCGCCGTGGCTGGGCCGCCCGTCGTGTTCGCCTTCGCCGTTCATGTGCTGGTGCTGGCCGGCTGTGACCGGCCGCAGCAGTTGCCGGTGAATGCGCTCGCCGCCGACCCGGCCCGGCTGCACGCGCTGCGCGCGCAATGCCGCACGGGCGCGCATGACGGCGCGCTTTGCGCGCAGGTGGCTCAAGCCGACCTGCGGCGCTTTCTCTCGGGCCAGGCCGGGCCGGACGAGTACCAGACGCTGGCCGACCTGCCGCCGATCCCGCCCAGCTTCGATGAACCCGCCGATGGCAGTGCGGCAATCGCTCTGCCTGGGCAGGAGGACTCGCCATGAACGACGTGACGGTCATCGACCGCTTCCTCGACACCTTTTCGCGCTACATCGACTCGGGCTTTGGCCTGTTGCACGGCGAAGTGGCGTTTCTGACCGCCACGCTGATCGTCATCGACATGACGCTCGCCGGGCTGTTCTGGGCGATGAGTCATGCCACCGGCCAGGGCGAGGACGTGATCGCCAAGCTGATCCGCAAGGTGCTGTACGTCGGCGCCTTCGCCTACATCATCGGCAACTTCAACTGGTTGGCTGGCATCGTGTTCCGCTCCTTCGCCGGGCTGGGCCTGACGGCCAGCGGCTCGACCTTGAGCATGGAGAACTTCCTGCAACCGGGCCGGCTGGCGAAGGTCGGCATCGACGCCGGGGCGCCGATCCTGCAACAGATCGGCGACATGGCGGGCTTTCCCGAGGTGTTCGTGAACATCACGCCCATCGTCGTGATGTTCCTAGCCTGGCTGATCGTCCTCCTGTGCTTCTTCGTGCTGGCGGTGCAGCTTTTCATCACGCTGATCGAGTTCAAGCTGACCACGCTCGCGGGCTTCGTGCTCGTGCCGTTCGCGCTGTGGAACAAGACCGCGTTCCTCGCCGAGAAGGTACTGGGCAACGTGGTGTCATCGGGCATCAAGGTGCTGGTGCTGGCGGTGATCGTGGGCATCGGCTCGGGCCTGTTCGCTGAGTTCCAGGTACAGCCG
Protein-coding regions in this window:
- the trbL gene encoding P-type conjugative transfer protein TrbL, which encodes MNDVTVIDRFLDTFSRYIDSGFGLLHGEVAFLTATLIVIDMTLAGLFWAMSHATGQGEDVIAKLIRKVLYVGAFAYIIGNFNWLAGIVFRSFAGLGLTASGSTLSMENFLQPGRLAKVGIDAGAPILQQIGDMAGFPEVFVNITPIVVMFLAWLIVLLCFFVLAVQLFITLIEFKLTTLAGFVLVPFALWNKTAFLAEKVLGNVVSSGIKVLVLAVIVGIGSGLFAEFQVQPAEPSIDHSVVVMLASLTLLALGIFGPGIATGLVSGGPQLGAGAMAGAALGAAGAAVAVGAAATGVGGAVAAGARMAPAAAKLAGSGARAATGAASSARSAFQAGSASAGGGLKGAAAGVGNVAKTGAQAAGQKVAEGARSMKERVAAAFRPDDAGSPTTWAASSAWCARCPSTPSSCGRTGSMPTTTRPTKARSCSTSTPALMTRSRASARSR